TTTAATCCGCTGGACTAAATTTGTACTCCGGATAGAATCTGATACGTTTTCCGCCCGAAATCGAATTCTTCTCATTTTTTTGAGGAAAAACGAGAAGTAACGGCTAAGTTTCAGGGCTTAGAAGTCGATATTCAAATTGAAGAACCGTACTGGGACAATAAACCGCATGAAATCCATCGCAAAATTTTCTTTTATCCTATTATTCTTAATTTTGGGAAATGGCATTTCCGGCCAAAACAATGCAGAGAAGGAAAGCAAAGGTTCCGAGGGAGTGGAATATTACCCACTCGCGTATTACGACGATCGCCTCTTAGTCAAAGAAGTTTCCTTCTTCCGCAGACATGCAGATAACGGAAAAGGCGAGTTCATGGACGTAATGGTAGAACTCGAAAACAGAGACTTCGACGCAGCGAACTTCTCCATTTATATTTTAGCAGTAAATGAAACTCCTCTTTCTAAAGTGGATGATCGCAGAGAATTGGTCCCTTTCCCTAAATGGAGACAATTCGATGTGGAAGAAGAAACAAAGGTAGTAAACTTCCAGAATTTAGTTCCCGTAAAACTAGACAGTAAAAACGTTTGGGGAGAGAAGAAGTTTGCAGAAGTGAAGAAGAACTACGATGAGAAGATCGCGAAAGGAGAAAAAGTAAAATTCCCTAATCCGAATCTGGACACTTTAGTTCATTATCTCACTAATAATCCTAAGGATGCGCTTCCTATCGTTCTTTACGGAGAAGAAGGACCTGCAAAAGATAAAGTACTAATCAGTAATTTTGTGCCTCAAACTGCAGAAGATCTGCAAAAACAAAAGCACGATACTTTAAGCAAACACACTTATACCATATACAATGCTAAGTATAAATCCACGATCTTCTCTCATCATTACACAGAGTATCGTCCTGGATATTTTACTTTTAACAAGGTTGTGGTTTTGATCTTCAACCCTCAAAAAGAGAAGAACAAACTAGTCTATCGTAAGATCATAGACATCAACGGTTTGAAATTGGTGAACTAAGATTTAAAGATTGCGGCTTTCAATTAAGCCTGACTAATAAAAAAGGACCCAAAGAGTGGGTCCTTTTTTTGTGTTCAGGGATTTTGACCGGACCCGGGTCGACGGTAACGATCTATGCTGCCCGGAACGAATCTTGTGGTCCATTGTCCTCGGTCGATGTTTTTCTCCACCCAACCTTTTCCATGATCCCATCTACCGTCCGATATAAAATCGAAAAAGTAAGAGGAATTCATGTAACGATAGGAGTCCATGATATCTAAGATATCTCGACTCTCCGAGTCCTCAGGAGCCTCTTCGAAGAAGAAGTTGCTATCCATTCGCCTCTACCATGAATCGTTCCATCCAAATGTCCATCCTTATTTAGCTAATGAGAAAATAATCTGGGGTTGTCTCATTTCAAGGCTCGTCCCCTGATACCTTAGACTCCGGCTCCTCCCTGTTCTCCTCCCGCTGCTTGGAAATGGAATAGAGAAAAGGCAGAAATCTCTGGTTTTTTTCAGGATTAGACTCCTTTCTCAAAAACTTGGATCGGGTCTTTCTGTACGATTGTTTGGTTTGCCTGAACTTCTCCGCCTCGTCCAAAAGCCCATCCAATCGATTTTCCAGAAAAAACCTTAGTTCTTCCTGCAAATCCTCGCCGATCTTTTCGGCTCCCAGTTCTGAATTTTTTGGCTCCTTCTCCATTTCCGGCCCCCATATTGTATTTTAGGTTTCCCCCGGACAAACAGGTGCTCGATCCGAAGAATGGAGCGCATTTTTTTTCTTGCGACAAAGTAGTTTAGACCCAAATTTGAGGGAATGCTAAATCCGACCGAACTCACGGAAACCCTCGTCTCTGGGAAAGATATCGAACTGGAATATAGATTTATTTCGGACGAGGACCACCAGCAGATCTATCTTCTGCTACTCCAGGTTCTAGGGAACTTGGACAGGTTATTTCTTACGGAAGTGGTTTCTACCATTCTGAAAGAACTTTTGATGAACGCAAATAAAGCGAACGCCAAGAGGCTATTCTTCCTTACGGAGGGACTGAATATAAACGAAGCATCTCATTATAACAAAGGGATGAAACGTTTCCTGGAAGATATCATTCATAAATGGGACGAACAGGAGAAGGTACTCAAAGGTTCCAATTTATCCGTTCGCCTCCGAGCAAAGATCATGAATCAGAACCTGATCTTTTTGATAGAGAATGATGCGGCACTTCTTCCCCAAGAATCCGAAAGGATCAAAGCAAGATTAGAATCCGCAAGCAAGTTCAACGATCTATCGGACGCATTTCTTTCCATGGCGGATAGCCAAGAAAGTGCGGGGCTTGGGCTCGTCCTCATACAGTTATTATTAAAAAACTCAGGAATAGGTTCTGATAAATTTAAGATAGAGACTGACGGTAAGATCACAAGAGCGACTTTAGTGATCCCTAAACAGATCGTTCCATTGGACGTGGCAACCAAACTCAAGGATAGGATCTTGGCAGAAGTGGATGGACTTCCCCCACTTCCTCATACTCTTACAAGGATCATTAATCTTTGTAATAATCCAGACTCGGATCTGGGAGTGATCGCAAACGAAATAGAAAGAAACCCTGCAATCAGCGCGGACCTTCTAAAACTTTCCAACTCTGCAGGTTTCGCGAGTAGGAATAAGGTAAATACCATCGTCCAAGCTGTTAAGGTTGTGGGACTGAAGAACGTTCGGAATCTTTTGTATGTATCAGGCGTACGAAAGATCATGGAAGGAAGATATTCCAAACTCCAGGAAGTATGGAACCATTCCAACCTTGCGAGTTATTTCGCGAGGCAGGTTTCTCAAAGAGCGGGACTCGGAAAACTTTCCGATATCGCAGCAGTCGGTGCCTTACTTCATGATTTAGGAAAATTCATTTTGCTTTCTTTGGACCCTACATTGTTCAAACGTTTGGCGTCTTACCAAAAGCATAGGGACCTTTCAAATTCCACGATCTTAGAAGAAATTTCCACAGGTATTTCTCATCCCACCCTGGGAGCGATGCTCGCCAGAAAATGGGATTTTCCTCCTGACCTTGTACATATGATCGAATTTCATCATAGAGCTTTCATGGCGACTAACACGATTTATACGGATTTAGTTGATTCTGTATACGTGGCAAATATGATGTGCGATTATCTGGATAAGAAAACCAGCTATTATGCCGCTGACTCGAGTATACTAAAAAAATTCCAGTTAGACGATAAGGCAAAGTTCGAAGAGACCTGCGAAAAATTAGCAAAGGCCTACGAGATCGCGAATGAAGAAAACTGAATCCAATAATCTACTCAATTTACACGGAATTAAGTTTTATAGATCAGGGACTCCTATTCTAGATGGGATCGATTTTCAGATCAATTCCGGAGAACATTGGGTGCTCTTAGGCCGTAATGGCGCCGGAAAAACCACTCTAGTAAATTTGATCTACGGTTCTGTGTGGCCTACTGCTGGTAGGATCAATCTTTTCGGCGAGACCTTCGGAGAAACTCCTTTGCAGATTTTGCGTAATAAAATAGGCATCTTGGATTCTTCTCAACAAGAAAGCGCGCTCCAAAAAAGTCTTACTGTTTACGATGTGCTTCTCACCGGTTTTTTTCATACCATAGGTTTTTACAGAGAATCAAATGCCTGGGAAGAAAAGGAAGCGGAACGAATTTTAGAAGAGAACGGATTCGGTGCGAAAAGAAACCAGCTATTCAGGACATTATCCTCCGGAGAAAAAAAGAAAGTCCTCTTCTTAAGAGCGATGTGCACTTCTCCAGAATTTGTGATCTTAGATGAGCCTTGTTCCGGACTGGATCTGACCGCCAGAGAAGAATTTATAGACTTCTTGGATGAATATAAGAAGAATCGAAACTTTACTTCTATTTATATTACTCACAGGATCGACGAGATCCCGCCTTTTTACGAACATGCAGCTCTTTTAAAATCAGGTAAGATACTATTCTCAGGCGAGATCAAGGAAGCATTCAGTTCCGCAAGACTTTCGGAGCTATACGATCGTAAGGTAGAAGCGGAAAATCGGAATGGCACCTGGGTCGCAGTGACTGAAAGAAAGTAATTAAATATATTCTGCATAATCACATGCCGGAAATCTCGAACAGATATAATATTCTTTCTTTTTAGAAGACTTCTTTTTGACCCTCTCTCCTTCTTTACATACAGGACAGATCCCATATTTCGGAGTTTTCGGCTTTTCTTTTAGTTTCTTATTGATCTCAATTATATTCGTTTTCTTTAATTGAGATTCCAGAACTGAATAAAATTCGGAAAGTACCTTGGATCTACTTTCCTCACCAGACGCGATAGAATCTAATTTTTTTTCCATTTCGGAAGTGAATTTTTCTCGGAATAGATCCGCAAACGCCGCCTGCAAAAAAGAATTTACTCTTTCTCCAAGGGTCTCCGAATATAATTTTCCTTTTTCGGAATATACATATTTTCTTTTGTATAATGTTTCTAGGATAGAAGCAAATGTAGAAGGCCTGCCAATTCCTTCTTTTTCCAGTTTGGATACAAGACTTGCCTCGGTATATCTGGGAGGAGGTTCTGTGGTTTTTTCTTGGATCTCCCAAGGATCGGGAGTTAGAGTCTCTCCCTTTTTCCAAGCAGGAAGAATATCAGCATATTGATTATAGATCTTTTTATAACCGGGATCTATGCTAAAAAGTTTTTCTCCTTCCCAAACTTCTCCTCCAGCGTTTGCTACAAATTCCAATCTTTTCCAAGTCTCAGGTTTCATTTGAGAAGCAATTGAACGTTTCCAGATCAACTCGTATAATCTTTTAGAGTCCTTACTTAGATTCCGATCCCCTAGCTCGAATACAAAAGAAGGTTCTAAAAATATATCTACCGGTCGGATTGCCTCATGGGCATCCTGGGATTTTCCTTTTGTTTTTCTGAGTCTGTAAGTTTGGGTCTTGTCGGACACAAATTCAGGACCGAACTTGGATTGGATCTTTTTACGGATGGATCCGATTGCTTCTTCTCCTATCCGGACTGAATCTGTTCTCATATAAGTGATCAGTCCTTGGGATTTTCCTTTTCCCAGATCTATTCCCTCATATAATTCCTGAGCAAGTTTCATTGTTTTAGATGCGGAAAATTTTAAGATCCTAAACGCCTCTTGCTGTAAAGCGGCAGTAGTAAAAGGAGGAGGAGGAAGTGTTTCCCCTAGTTTTTCCTTTCTCTCCGTGATCTGTAATACTTTCGTTTTTTTTACTATAGAATCCAGGAATCCAGAAGCTTCATTTTGAGTGAGAAACGCTTCTCTTTTAGGATAAAAAACGATCTTATCATTTTCTCCAGATCCGTAAAACACGGTAGCGGAAACAAGCCAGGTGGTAACAGGAACAAAGCTGCGGATCTCTTCTTCGCGTTCGCAAATCCATTTTAGAGCGACTGATTGTACTCTTCCTGCAGAAAGACCGTCTCCGCCTACCGCTCTCCATAAAAAAGGACTGATCTTATATCCGATGAGTCTATCTAAGATCCTTCTGGCCTTTTGAGAATCCACTAAGTCCAGATCGATCTCATCAGGTTCGGAGATTGCCTGTAAAATTTTGTCCTTCTGTATTTCTTGGAAACGAATTCGGGAGATCTTTGCCTTCTTCCCTAATTTTTGGGCCAGGATGTAGCCAATAAATTCTCCTTCTCTATCCGGGTCGGTTGCGATGAGTACAGAAGAATGGGATTTTGCCTCTTTTAAAATGGAAGATAGTATCTTCTTTTTGCCTTTTAGAGGAACATACTCCGGCTCAAAATCCTTTTCTATTTTGATCCCGATACGATCAGCCGGAAGATCCAAAATATGTCCGAAGGTGGCTAGCACCTTGTATTCCTTTCCCAAATAGGAAGAGATGGTTTTGACTTTAGTAGGAGATTCTACAAGTACTAGGACGGACATTTTGGATCGGACCGGAAATCCGGCCCTTCCGTATTTTTCTAATGAGGTCCTAACTCTTCAATCAAATATCCGTTCGGATAAGTAGGGTTATTTCTTTTAGTTACATAGTACGGAGTTTTTCTCGGCGGCCAAAAATATCGTAAGAAAAATGCTCTGAATTTCAAAACAGAATAAGTTAAAGCTGCAACGATAGGATTCGGTTTTGGAAATCCCATGGCATCTCTAAGAGGTTTATCCATAAGTGAATATACAGCATGATAGACCAAATATTCTAGGCCGGGGATTTTAGGAATTCTGGCAGAGGCAATCTTCATAGTAGCAAGTGCAACTTGTTCCGAATCAGGTGTGCGGCGGAATTTTTCTTTTTCGAATCGCTGATTGAATTCCAACATTTCTTCGTA
Above is a genomic segment from Leptospira johnsonii containing:
- a CDS encoding HDOD domain-containing protein translates to MLNPTELTETLVSGKDIELEYRFISDEDHQQIYLLLLQVLGNLDRLFLTEVVSTILKELLMNANKANAKRLFFLTEGLNINEASHYNKGMKRFLEDIIHKWDEQEKVLKGSNLSVRLRAKIMNQNLIFLIENDAALLPQESERIKARLESASKFNDLSDAFLSMADSQESAGLGLVLIQLLLKNSGIGSDKFKIETDGKITRATLVIPKQIVPLDVATKLKDRILAEVDGLPPLPHTLTRIINLCNNPDSDLGVIANEIERNPAISADLLKLSNSAGFASRNKVNTIVQAVKVVGLKNVRNLLYVSGVRKIMEGRYSKLQEVWNHSNLASYFARQVSQRAGLGKLSDIAAVGALLHDLGKFILLSLDPTLFKRLASYQKHRDLSNSTILEEISTGISHPTLGAMLARKWDFPPDLVHMIEFHHRAFMATNTIYTDLVDSVYVANMMCDYLDKKTSYYAADSSILKKFQLDDKAKFEETCEKLAKAYEIANEEN
- a CDS encoding ABC transporter ATP-binding protein, whose product is MKKTESNNLLNLHGIKFYRSGTPILDGIDFQINSGEHWVLLGRNGAGKTTLVNLIYGSVWPTAGRINLFGETFGETPLQILRNKIGILDSSQQESALQKSLTVYDVLLTGFFHTIGFYRESNAWEEKEAERILEENGFGAKRNQLFRTLSSGEKKKVLFLRAMCTSPEFVILDEPCSGLDLTAREEFIDFLDEYKKNRNFTSIYITHRIDEIPPFYEHAALLKSGKILFSGEIKEAFSSARLSELYDRKVEAENRNGTWVAVTERK
- the topA gene encoding type I DNA topoisomerase; the encoded protein is MSVLVLVESPTKVKTISSYLGKEYKVLATFGHILDLPADRIGIKIEKDFEPEYVPLKGKKKILSSILKEAKSHSSVLIATDPDREGEFIGYILAQKLGKKAKISRIRFQEIQKDKILQAISEPDEIDLDLVDSQKARRILDRLIGYKISPFLWRAVGGDGLSAGRVQSVALKWICEREEEIRSFVPVTTWLVSATVFYGSGENDKIVFYPKREAFLTQNEASGFLDSIVKKTKVLQITERKEKLGETLPPPPFTTAALQQEAFRILKFSASKTMKLAQELYEGIDLGKGKSQGLITYMRTDSVRIGEEAIGSIRKKIQSKFGPEFVSDKTQTYRLRKTKGKSQDAHEAIRPVDIFLEPSFVFELGDRNLSKDSKRLYELIWKRSIASQMKPETWKRLEFVANAGGEVWEGEKLFSIDPGYKKIYNQYADILPAWKKGETLTPDPWEIQEKTTEPPPRYTEASLVSKLEKEGIGRPSTFASILETLYKRKYVYSEKGKLYSETLGERVNSFLQAAFADLFREKFTSEMEKKLDSIASGEESRSKVLSEFYSVLESQLKKTNIIEINKKLKEKPKTPKYGICPVCKEGERVKKKSSKKKEYYICSRFPACDYAEYI